A stretch of Deltaproteobacteria bacterium DNA encodes these proteins:
- a CDS encoding DEAD/DEAH box helicase, which translates to MGFTAFNLHPTVAAGVKAAGYAEPTPIQKQAIPHVLSGKDVMGLAQTGTGKTAAFALPILNRLAEAGVRGASRALVIAPTRELAEQINKSILELGSGMHVKTVTVYGGVGINPQKDKLRRGVDVIVACPGRLLDIYRQRGVNLSKVEVLVLDEADHMFDMGFLPDIRRIIELLPKKRQTLLFSATMPPEIKRLAAEVLVEPEIVQAGLAAPVSTVSHALYPVSQHLKTPLLLSLLKQTDTHSVLIFTRTKARAKRLDDRLRKNGYKAASLQGNLSQSKRQEAMDGFRSGRYDVLVATDIAARGIDVSSVSHVINYDMPNTTEAYIHRIGRTGRAAKTGDAFTFVTHEDNDMVRSIERTLKGTVERRKLEGFDYTVAATAGEAAEEKAERSRFDFSRRKYSEGKSRFSGGERKSTERESSSAGSHPAPERKFSRKFSFDKKRGSQGRRAGR; encoded by the coding sequence ATGGGATTTACTGCGTTTAATTTACACCCCACTGTGGCGGCAGGGGTAAAAGCCGCCGGATACGCGGAGCCTACGCCTATCCAGAAGCAGGCTATACCGCACGTGCTAAGCGGCAAGGACGTAATGGGCCTTGCGCAGACAGGAACCGGAAAGACGGCGGCCTTCGCGCTGCCGATACTGAACCGCCTCGCAGAGGCAGGTGTAAGGGGAGCTTCGCGCGCCCTTGTAATCGCGCCGACACGCGAACTCGCGGAACAGATAAACAAGTCCATACTTGAGCTTGGTAGTGGAATGCATGTCAAGACCGTAACGGTCTACGGCGGCGTTGGCATCAATCCGCAAAAGGACAAGCTAAGGCGCGGCGTAGACGTAATAGTTGCGTGCCCGGGAAGGCTTCTTGACATATACAGGCAGCGCGGCGTAAACCTCTCCAAGGTCGAGGTCCTCGTGCTTGACGAGGCAGACCACATGTTCGACATGGGGTTTCTCCCGGACATAAGAAGAATTATCGAATTGCTCCCGAAAAAGAGGCAGACGCTTCTATTCTCGGCCACGATGCCGCCGGAGATAAAGCGGCTCGCGGCAGAGGTGTTAGTAGAGCCTGAAATCGTGCAGGCAGGGCTGGCGGCCCCGGTCTCGACGGTGAGCCACGCGCTCTACCCGGTATCGCAGCACCTGAAAACGCCGCTGCTCCTTAGCCTTCTTAAGCAGACCGACACGCACTCGGTGCTGATATTTACGCGGACAAAGGCCCGGGCCAAGCGCCTTGACGATAGGCTAAGGAAAAACGGTTATAAGGCCGCGTCCTTGCAGGGTAACCTCTCGCAGTCGAAGCGCCAGGAGGCGATGGACGGTTTCAGAAGCGGAAGGTACGACGTCCTCGTTGCTACCGACATCGCGGCGCGCGGCATAGACGTATCAAGCGTGTCGCACGTGATAAACTACGACATGCCGAACACGACCGAGGCCTACATACACAGGATAGGCCGCACCGGGCGCGCGGCAAAGACAGGCGACGCCTTCACCTTCGTTACTCATGAAGATAACGACATGGTAAGGTCGATAGAGCGGACGCTAAAAGGCACTGTAGAGAGGCGTAAGCTCGAGGGCTTCGATTACACCGTGGCAGCTACTGCCGGAGAGGCTGCCGAGGAAAAGGCCGAGAGAAGCCGCTTCGACTTCTCGCGTAGAAAGTACTCGGAAGGGAAAAGCCGCTTTAGCGGAGGAGAGAGAAAATCTACGGAAAGAGAGTCTTCTTCTGCAGGCAGCCATCCGGCGCCGGAGCGGAAGTTTAGCAGGAAGTTCTCTTTTGATAAGAAACGCGGAAGCCAGGGGCGAAGGGCCGGACGATAA
- a CDS encoding sodium-dependent transporter: MANNNGKREQWGSKIGLILAMAGNAIGLGNFLRFPSQAVDNGGGAFMIPYFVSFILLGIPLLWVEWGLGRYGGERGHGTAPGVFDSIWKHPIARYMGILGVFLPLVVLVYYTYICSWTLAYSVASLTHKLPVADTLGSAVSAKEYLAPYASYLGAYKGDTGDALYYAPPVKAYVFFAITLILSMYILWKGVSGGIEKFCNIALPAIFVIGAVLLVRVVTLDSPTDPAMTTSKAFSFLWEPDFSGLLSGKVWLAAAGQVFFTLSLGMGAIITYASYMKKDDDIVASSVAAGSLNEFAEVIFGSTVAIMSAVIFFGFSGAKEAAGGTFQLGFISMPAIFTHMPAGEYFGCLWFFLLFLAGLTSVVALAQPAVAFLEDELGFKRHKAVITLGIFFLVSVILPAFIKDSLDELDFWVGTFALVFLALFEIVLFFWVFGPDKAWDEIHRGAKVRIPRVFYYIMKYVTPALLLVILVVWGYENLSTVMGKTSVGIWAARAYLIVLLIAHIVLVEIAWKRRRGKD; encoded by the coding sequence TTGGCAAACAATAACGGAAAACGCGAGCAGTGGGGCTCGAAGATAGGGCTAATCCTCGCCATGGCCGGGAACGCAATCGGCCTTGGCAACTTCCTCCGCTTCCCGAGCCAGGCCGTTGACAACGGCGGCGGCGCGTTCATGATACCGTACTTCGTTTCCTTCATCCTGCTTGGCATACCGCTACTCTGGGTAGAGTGGGGGCTCGGGCGCTACGGCGGCGAGCGGGGCCACGGCACAGCGCCGGGCGTATTCGATTCCATATGGAAGCACCCCATAGCCAGGTACATGGGCATACTCGGCGTATTTCTGCCGCTTGTCGTGCTCGTCTATTACACCTATATATGTTCGTGGACGCTTGCATACAGTGTTGCCTCTCTCACGCATAAGCTCCCGGTTGCGGATACGCTTGGCAGCGCAGTAAGCGCAAAGGAGTATCTCGCGCCGTACGCAAGCTATCTTGGCGCGTATAAGGGTGATACCGGAGATGCGCTTTATTACGCGCCCCCGGTCAAAGCGTATGTGTTCTTCGCAATCACGTTAATTCTTAGCATGTACATATTATGGAAGGGCGTATCCGGCGGCATCGAGAAGTTTTGCAACATCGCGCTTCCGGCAATCTTCGTAATCGGCGCTGTCCTTCTGGTGCGTGTCGTAACTCTCGATTCTCCGACAGACCCGGCCATGACGACCTCGAAGGCGTTCTCGTTTTTATGGGAGCCCGACTTTAGCGGGCTCCTTAGCGGCAAGGTGTGGCTTGCTGCAGCAGGGCAGGTGTTCTTTACTTTGTCGCTTGGCATGGGCGCAATCATCACGTACGCAAGCTACATGAAAAAGGACGACGACATAGTCGCAAGCTCAGTTGCCGCCGGAAGCCTAAACGAGTTTGCCGAGGTGATATTCGGCTCGACCGTTGCCATAATGAGCGCCGTTATATTCTTCGGCTTCTCGGGCGCAAAGGAGGCTGCGGGCGGAACCTTTCAATTGGGCTTCATCAGCATGCCCGCGATATTCACGCATATGCCGGCAGGAGAGTACTTCGGATGCCTGTGGTTCTTCCTTTTATTCCTTGCCGGGCTTACCTCGGTGGTAGCCCTTGCGCAGCCGGCCGTTGCTTTTCTCGAAGACGAACTCGGATTCAAGCGCCACAAGGCAGTTATTACGCTTGGCATATTTTTTCTTGTCTCGGTCATACTGCCGGCCTTTATAAAAGACTCGTTAGATGAGCTCGATTTCTGGGTCGGCACCTTCGCGCTCGTGTTCCTGGCGCTATTTGAAATAGTTCTTTTCTTCTGGGTCTTTGGCCCTGATAAGGCATGGGATGAAATACACAGGGGCGCAAAGGTCAGGATACCGCGCGTGTTCTATTACATAATGAAGTACGTAACCCCGGCGCTTCTTCTGGTCATACTCGTTGTCTGGGGTTACGAGAACCTGTCAACGGTCATGGGCAAAACCTCTGTAGGAATATGGGCGGCAAGGGCGTATCTCATAGTGCTTCTTATAGCGCACATCGTTCTTGTCGAGATTGCGTGGAAGCGAAGGAGAGGAAAAGACTAA
- a CDS encoding DNA adenine methylase: MSTPKTPLRYPGGKHKVWQFIAETIYANNLEGGHYVEPYAGGAGVAIELLLGEVVSSVHLNDSCPAVFAFWHTVINEPEELCRKISKAPLTIEEWEKQKKVYKNPSDYDRIDLGFAMFYLNRCNRSGILSGGVIGGKKQDGFWKMDARFAKGNLVKRVEKIAKKGSSIKIKNWDAEKYILQYVSGLPENKLVYCDPPYFSKADRLYANYYNLDDHVRLSETIQRSLSNWIVSYDDADLIMALYKDRQKFTYSLQYNAASAYKGTEVFIFCDSIFMPSRSEIYSIDNALKNMRLSFDIRMQPWSFFV; encoded by the coding sequence ATGAGTACTCCTAAAACGCCATTAAGATATCCGGGAGGTAAGCATAAGGTTTGGCAATTTATAGCCGAAACCATTTATGCTAATAATCTTGAGGGAGGGCATTATGTTGAGCCCTATGCCGGAGGCGCAGGTGTTGCCATAGAGCTTCTTCTCGGTGAGGTTGTTTCGAGTGTCCATTTAAATGATTCTTGTCCTGCGGTGTTTGCGTTTTGGCATACTGTCATAAATGAACCTGAAGAACTTTGTAGGAAAATCTCCAAGGCACCTTTGACAATTGAGGAGTGGGAAAAGCAGAAGAAAGTTTATAAAAACCCAAGCGACTATGATCGTATTGATTTGGGTTTTGCGATGTTTTATTTAAATCGTTGTAATCGTTCTGGCATTCTTTCTGGTGGGGTTATTGGTGGAAAAAAACAAGATGGCTTTTGGAAAATGGATGCGAGGTTCGCTAAGGGGAACCTCGTAAAGCGTGTAGAGAAAATAGCTAAAAAAGGTAGTTCGATTAAAATCAAAAACTGGGATGCAGAAAAGTATATTTTGCAATATGTTTCCGGGTTACCAGAAAACAAGTTGGTTTATTGTGATCCACCATATTTTAGTAAGGCAGATAGGTTGTATGCTAATTATTATAATTTGGATGACCATGTACGTTTGTCTGAAACAATACAAAGATCTTTATCTAATTGGATAGTCTCTTATGATGATGCTGACTTGATAATGGCTTTGTATAAGGACAGACAAAAGTTCACCTACTCATTGCAATATAATGCTGCAAGTGCTTACAAAGGGACGGAAGTTTTTATATTTTGCGATAGTATTTTTATGCCTTCGAGATCTGAAATTTATTCTATCGATAATGCATTAAAAAATATGCGTTTATCATTTGATATACGTATGCAACCGTGGTCTTTTTTTGTTTAG